In Flavobacterium praedii, the DNA window TTGGTTCCGTTTGGATCTCCTAAAACTTCTTCAAAATAATAGTCTCCAAAACAAGCTAATGTTTCTGCAGCAGATAGTTTTTGCAATTGTGCAAAAGCAAATAATTTACAAGAACCTGAATTTTCTCCAGCATTATTAAGTTGTTCTCCGTTTTGAAAAGCGGTTGGTGTAAATGTGTAGTTTTCTTCTATTGTTGCAATAGTTTCTGCAAAGGTTATAGATTTTGGAATTTCTTTTAGTTTTTCTAAAAATATAGATATAGACATGTTGATGAATTTATATTAAAATTGAGAGGCAATAGTTTGAGCAGCGTTTATTGCGCCATCCATATAGCCTGGATTCTGTGTGGCCGTTTCAGAGCCTGAAATGTATAATTTATCTTCAAAAAATTTATTTTTATACATTGCATGCCCATTGTTTTGATGCGCCATTATTAATTGTTCATAGGGAAGAAAGGCAAGGGGCTCCTCTCTCCAAACTTTCTCATAGTAGGCAGTATAATTTTTCGCTTCCACACCAAAAAAGGCAATGAGTTGTTGAATTACTTTTTCTTTTCTTTCTTCTTTCGAAAGGGTGTTTGTCCCGCCATTCAAGAATCCTTTTAATGCAAATTTTGTGTGATCTGCACTACTGTGATCGTACATTTCTTGAATGATGCTAGCTTGACTGAATAAGGTTCCCGAAAAATTATTTTCTTTCCAAAAGGCAGTTGGATATTCTACTGCAAATTTAATGGATTCTCCCATCCAAGTGTGCGTTTTCTTGGCCAATTGTAATAAAGAATCAGGTAAATTGGGTTCAAATACTATTGTTTTTACTAGCAAATGAGGGGGTAAGGTAGATATCACTTTATCGGCCAAATAGGTTTCGCCTTTTTCAGTTGTAATTTCGATTTGGTTATTTAGCAATTTTAAAGCAATCACTTTTGAGTTGTTTTTAA includes these proteins:
- a CDS encoding HopJ type III effector protein, with product MSISIFLEKLKEIPKSITFAETIATIEENYTFTPTAFQNGEQLNNAGENSGSCKLFAFAQLQKLSAAETLACFGDYYFEEVLGDPNGTNHQNIRNFIKTGWDGIQFEGVALVQK
- a CDS encoding flavin monoamine oxidase family protein; translation: MPQPKIYILGAGLTGLTIAYLLQKKGIQCQLLEANSRIGGRIETISGESGVTIEMGATWFSQQHPSLLALLDELQLSYFKQHTSGISLFETMSFVPPQKFEIPDAEAASYRIEGGTAKLINTLIAKIGLDNLKNNSKVIALKLLNNQIEITTEKGETYLADKVISTLPPHLLVKTIVFEPNLPDSLLQLAKKTHTWMGESIKFAVEYPTAFWKENNFSGTLFSQASIIQEMYDHSSADHTKFALKGFLNGGTNTLSKEERKEKVIQQLIAFFGVEAKNYTAYYEKVWREEPLAFLPYEQLIMAHQNNGHAMYKNKFFEDKLYISGSETATQNPGYMDGAINAAQTIASQF